A portion of the Punica granatum isolate Tunisia-2019 chromosome 7, ASM765513v2, whole genome shotgun sequence genome contains these proteins:
- the LOC116214075 gene encoding WPP domain-interacting protein 2, with protein sequence MDLGSQCSVHESVEENELTPERVPQADHNTATSNCSGSYKEKLSSGNECATPAAGNEILPDSTAGKDSKAGEPVNSPPCTAKSPDGVTPPTAKGYGLKKWRRIRRDFQKDPNATADSNKALKRVLPAPANPSKIFHNSEALVGSTSGMRYDGSADGSAARSSSLNSRFAAVPTFVAGADSDNSEDRSSKSSTAASFPKFKSELPSGSGHALEKNRIKNVIGKISSGSAKGAQQGKGRVESSKKQRGERIKIEKENSHSSVESDSRSSNFVFTQANFSATSNGKKSGIYDGECSDDAEECGPQFSEEVQTAYSKQNSGDYDDRSQDDSVAEMPWKAEKEKRENHHSSVDRDPLVESILSLQSVQESLERELQKFADIGKEPGSPPSANGSSPQHEQLDPELINQIPSSFLEIQMLTLTENIKNLEAKLEEARATVQAKEAQVSELEAALNLSKLPKEEPGSGEAESEIEGLFRQKIEAEIEYLAITRTIQKLRVEEQQSLADIQSNMITKLGKVEAKATELKKQAEEEAYKNLVSADLKGVDEVLTFQNRACKASFFLILQLVLLLVVCWLFVLSLSPESAISVPT encoded by the exons ATGGATTTGGGAAGTCAATGCTCGGTCCATGAATCCGTGGAAGAAAATGAATTGACACCGGAAAGAGTTCCGCAAGCTGATCATAACACAGCTACGAGTAATTGTTCTGGTTCATACAAGGAAAAGCTGAGCTCTGGCAATGAGTGTGCTACTCCAGCTGCTGGTAATGAGATTCTGCCTGATTCAACGGCGGGAAAGGATTCCAAAGCTGGGGAACCTGTGAATTCTCCTCCTTGTACAGCTAAATCGCCTGATGGAGTAACTCCTCCAACTGCAAAGGGGTATGGGTTGAAGAAATGGAGGCGGATAAGACGAGACTTCCAGAAGGATCCTAATGCTACTGCAGATTCTAATAAGGCTCTGAAGCGAGTTTTGCCCGCCCCTGCGAACCCTAGTAAAATCTTCCACAATAGCGAGGCTTTGGTTGGATCTACGAGTGGGATGAGATATGATGGCTCGGCTGATGGCTCTGCAGCTCGCAGTTCCAGCTTGAACTCTAGATTTGCGGCTGTGCCCACTTTTGTTGCTGGCGCAGATTCTGACAATAGTGAGGACAGGAGTAGCAAGTCTTCCACAGCTGCCAGTTTTCCTAAATTCAAGTCCGAGTTGCCCTCAGGATCAGGACATGCCCTAGAAAAGAATAGGATCAAGAATGTCATCGGGAAGATTTCGAGCGGTTCAGCGAAAGGCGCTCAGCAAGGAAAGGGTCGAGTTGAGAGCAGTAAGAAGCAGAGAGGAGAAAGGATCAAAATCGAGAAAGAGAACTCTCATTCCAGCGTGGAATCCGATTCTAGAAGCTCAAACTTTGTCTTTACGCAGGCTAACTTTTCAGCAACAAGCAATGGAAAGAAAAGCGGTATTTATGACGGGGAATGTAGCGACGATGCGGAAGAGTGCGGGCCACAGTTCAGTGAGGAAGTTCAAACGGCTTACAGCAAACAGAACTCAGGTGATTATGATGACCGTTCTCAAGATGATTCTGTTGCAGAAATGCCATGGAAGGCTGAAAAGGAAAAGCGCGAGAACCATCATTCTTCAGTAGATCGTGATCCTCTTGTTGAATCTATCCTCTCCCTTCAGTCTGTGCAAGAATCGCTTGAAAGAG AGTTGCAGAAGTTTGCTGACATTGGCAAGGAACCTGGGTCGCCTCCTTCGGCCAATGGTAGCAGTCCACAACACGAACAGCTTGACCCGGAGCTTATTAATCAAATCCCTTCAAGCTTCCTGGAGATACAGATGTTGACCTTGACGGAGAACATAAAGAACCTAGAAGCCAAGCTCGAGGAAGCAAGAGCCACCGTCCAGGCAAAGGAAGCCCAAGTTTCTGAACTTGAAGCCGCTCTAAATCTCAGCAAGCTGCCTAAGGAAGAGCCAGGAAGTGGAGAAGCTGAGTCCGAGATCGAGGGGCTCTTCAGGCAGAAGATCGAGGCCGAGATCGAATACTTGGCCATAACTAGGACAATACAGAAACTTAGAGTTGAGGAGCAGCAGAGTTTAGCCGACATACAGTCGAATATGATAACCAAGCTTGGGAAAGTGGAGGCCAAGGCCACGGAGCTCAAGAAGCAGGCAGAAGAAGAGGCATATAAGAACTTAGTCTCTGCTGACCTCAAAGGTGTAGACGAAGTTCTAACGTTCCAGAACCGAGCCTGCAAGGCTTCGTTTTTCCTTATCTTGCAGTTAGTATTGCTCCTAGTGGTCTGTTGGCTGTTCGTCTTGAGTCTATCTCCCGAGTCCGCCATCTCTGTACCGACTTGA